The following proteins come from a genomic window of Alkalinema sp. FACHB-956:
- the sfsA gene encoding DNA/RNA nuclease SfsA — translation MSDLIYRYPPLISGTLLTRYKRFFADVELDSGEIVTAHCPNTGPMTGIYRPGHRVLLSTSDSKTRKLPYTWEMIELIEQDQPVWVGVNTGLPNKVVKLAIEQRLLPTLQTYDTLRHEVPYGQEKSRIDFLLTTSDKPIYVEVKNTTWTDGSLALFPDTVTTRGQKHIRELMALLPDARAVMLYFINRGDCDRFAPGDSKDPLYGKLLRAAIGQGLEVLPCCFDISPEGIRYQGLAQLSL, via the coding sequence ATGTCCGATTTGATTTACCGCTATCCACCCTTAATTTCCGGCACCCTCCTCACCCGCTACAAACGCTTCTTCGCCGATGTGGAACTGGACTCTGGCGAAATCGTCACGGCCCACTGTCCCAATACTGGCCCCATGACAGGCATCTATCGCCCCGGCCATCGCGTTTTACTCTCCACAAGCGACAGCAAAACCCGGAAACTGCCCTACACCTGGGAAATGATTGAACTGATCGAGCAAGATCAACCCGTTTGGGTCGGGGTCAATACTGGACTGCCCAACAAAGTCGTCAAACTCGCGATCGAACAGCGCCTCCTCCCCACCCTGCAAACCTACGACACCCTGCGCCACGAAGTCCCCTACGGCCAAGAAAAAAGCCGCATTGATTTTCTGTTAACAACTTCCGACAAGCCGATCTACGTCGAAGTCAAAAACACCACCTGGACCGATGGTAGCCTTGCCCTCTTTCCCGACACCGTCACCACCCGTGGCCAAAAACACATTCGGGAACTGATGGCCCTGCTCCCCGATGCCCGCGCCGTCATGCTGTATTTCATCAATCGAGGTGACTGCGATCGCTTTGCGCCGGGAGACAGCAAAGACCCCCTCTACGGCAAATTACTCCGAGCCGCGATCGGCCAAGGCTTAGAAGTCTTACCCTGTTGTTTTGACATCAGTCCCGAGGGCATTCGTTATCAAGGATTAGCACAACTGAGTTTGTAA
- a CDS encoding caspase family protein gives MTQVWRWIAGIAGSMLFCGCLAEKFDPSREATRSTTAQAQPTVPTVHATKTPRSPAPQPPKSPNPQQFLVLSGGGSPASNEIAIEKNVLYFQRTLKTLGFNPKQAVIWFANGNTGEKNVRFLNNQNEETFKAPEIPNLNGASNVNNLKQSLQQQRNLKPLFFYFTGHGYHNQENENDNAMILWKDKFLTVQKFTQLLDQLPPKKPVVSVMVQCYAGAFANLIYEGGNPDNPIAPHDRCGFFATVKQLPSVGCTPEVNEADYEDYSSSFFAGLSGINRVGQPVESADYDRNGRISFREAHAFAKVDEQAADLPISTSEAWLQEQLTDADRDRILERPILQGLKLARPEQRHVVTTLVQRLKFNPKLSFAANLQRQPLPAEDELRQTYAGRLTMELWNLGAEQKIRQSSRKTKSIPPQSQPPAKPTAKPTAKPTAKPAAKPAAKPTAKPTAKPAPPAAIVILEKLLNCEDASLNS, from the coding sequence ATGACTCAAGTTTGGCGCTGGATTGCAGGCATCGCAGGAAGTATGTTGTTTTGTGGCTGTCTCGCCGAAAAATTCGATCCCAGCCGAGAAGCCACCCGCTCCACCACCGCCCAAGCCCAACCCACCGTCCCCACTGTTCATGCCACCAAAACCCCCCGATCGCCTGCCCCCCAACCCCCAAAATCCCCCAACCCCCAACAATTTCTCGTCCTCTCCGGGGGCGGCTCTCCAGCATCCAACGAAATCGCGATCGAAAAAAACGTTTTATACTTCCAACGCACCCTAAAAACCTTAGGATTCAACCCAAAACAAGCCGTCATCTGGTTCGCAAACGGCAACACTGGAGAAAAAAACGTTCGCTTCTTAAACAACCAGAACGAAGAAACCTTTAAAGCTCCAGAAATTCCCAACCTCAACGGTGCATCCAACGTCAACAATCTCAAGCAATCATTACAACAGCAACGCAACTTAAAACCCCTTTTCTTCTACTTCACAGGTCACGGTTACCACAACCAAGAAAACGAAAATGACAACGCAATGATCCTCTGGAAAGACAAATTTCTCACAGTCCAGAAATTTACCCAACTCCTGGATCAACTCCCCCCCAAAAAACCAGTCGTCTCCGTCATGGTGCAATGCTATGCAGGCGCATTCGCCAACCTCATCTACGAAGGCGGCAATCCTGACAACCCCATTGCACCCCACGATCGCTGTGGCTTCTTCGCCACCGTCAAACAACTCCCCTCCGTCGGCTGCACCCCAGAAGTCAACGAAGCCGATTACGAAGATTACAGCTCCAGTTTCTTTGCGGGGCTAAGTGGCATCAATCGCGTAGGCCAACCCGTTGAATCCGCCGACTACGATCGCAATGGACGCATTTCCTTCCGAGAAGCCCACGCCTTCGCCAAAGTCGATGAACAAGCCGCCGACTTACCCATTTCCACCTCCGAAGCTTGGTTGCAGGAACAATTGACCGACGCCGATCGCGATCGCATCCTAGAACGCCCCATCCTGCAAGGGCTCAAATTGGCCCGTCCAGAACAGCGCCACGTCGTAACCACCCTAGTCCAACGGCTGAAATTCAACCCCAAACTTTCCTTCGCGGCCAACCTGCAACGCCAACCCCTCCCAGCCGAGGATGAACTCAGGCAGACCTACGCTGGACGGTTAACCATGGAACTCTGGAACCTGGGCGCAGAACAAAAAATCCGCCAATCATCCCGCAAAACAAAAAGCATTCCGCCGCAATCCCAACCCCCAGCCAAACCTACAGCTAAACCCACAGCTAAACCCACAGCTAAACCCGCAGCCAAACCCGCAGCCAAACCCACAGCTAAACCCACAGCCAAACCCGCACCCCCAGCCGCTATCGTCATTCTAGAAAAGCTGCTGAACTGCGAAGATGCATCCTTAAACTCCTAG
- a CDS encoding putative toxin-antitoxin system toxin component, PIN family gives MKTTLERPKFQAQLTRCNQTPDRLYAIAQQISSCIAINNISIPQLRDQNDTKILATAIVAEAEVLITGDLDLLVLNPFESIEIMNPIDFQRNYCR, from the coding sequence ATGAAAACAACGCTCGAACGCCCAAAGTTTCAAGCTCAGCTAACGAGGTGTAACCAAACGCCTGATCGCTTGTATGCGATTGCCCAACAAATTTCCAGTTGCATTGCAATTAATAATATTAGTATTCCTCAACTACGAGATCAAAATGATACCAAGATTTTAGCCACTGCGATCGTGGCTGAAGCAGAGGTTTTAATTACAGGTGATTTGGATTTACTGGTTTTGAATCCTTTTGAATCGATTGAAATCATGAATCCGATCGATTTTCAAAGGAATTATTGCAGATGA
- a CDS encoding helix-turn-helix domain-containing protein gives MMNPHMGSNFDDFLEEEGILVEVESIAWKRVIAFQITQLMEEQNLTKTDMAKKMNTSRAALDRLLDPTNTSATLNTLEQAAIVLGKRLRVELV, from the coding sequence ATGATGAATCCACATATGGGTAGTAATTTTGATGACTTTTTAGAAGAAGAAGGAATCCTGGTGGAAGTCGAAAGCATTGCATGGAAACGGGTAATCGCCTTCCAAATCACACAACTTATGGAAGAACAAAACCTAACCAAAACCGACATGGCCAAAAAAATGAACACCAGTCGTGCCGCCCTCGATCGACTCCTCGATCCAACAAATACTTCAGCCACCCTCAACACCTTAGAACAAGCCGCGATCGTGCTTGGAAAGCGATTACGGGTTGAATTGGTTTAG